The Pseudomonas orientalis genome contains a region encoding:
- a CDS encoding Pr6Pr family membrane protein has protein sequence MKRFVATAALAGWVGLAIQQYLILYSRWSIEASLLGGVVSFFSFFTVLTNTLVVVVLSYAWVNRESAGKRFFLAPHISSGVAVSIVVVSLAYNLLLRHLWSPEGFQFIADELLHDVMPLLFLIYWWRCVPKGYLRLKHIGAWVIYPLMYFAYVLMRGRLLGQYQYPFIDVDRLGYPQVFVNAGGILAGFVATALVMVGLDKFIKPRS, from the coding sequence ATGAAGCGTTTTGTCGCGACGGCGGCGCTTGCCGGCTGGGTGGGGTTGGCGATCCAGCAATACCTGATCCTTTATTCACGCTGGTCCATTGAAGCCAGCCTGCTGGGTGGGGTGGTGAGTTTTTTCAGTTTCTTCACCGTGTTGACCAACACCCTGGTGGTGGTGGTGTTGAGCTACGCCTGGGTCAACCGGGAGTCAGCCGGCAAACGGTTTTTCCTGGCACCTCACATCAGCAGTGGAGTCGCCGTGAGCATTGTGGTGGTGAGCCTGGCCTACAACCTGCTGCTGCGGCATTTGTGGAGCCCTGAAGGCTTTCAATTTATTGCCGATGAATTGCTGCACGACGTGATGCCGTTGCTGTTTCTGATTTATTGGTGGCGCTGTGTGCCCAAGGGGTATCTGCGCCTCAAGCACATCGGCGCCTGGGTGATTTACCCATTGATGTACTTCGCGTATGTGCTGATGCGTGGGCGTTTGCTTGGGCAATATCAGTACCCGTTCATCGATGTGGACCGCCTCGGTTATCCACAAGTGTTTGTGAATGCCGGGGGGATTCTGGCGGGGTTTGTGGCGACAGCGTTGGTGATGGTGGGGCTGGATAAATTCATCAAGCCCCGGTCCTGA
- a CDS encoding siderophore-interacting protein: protein MNTQAIHRVTHEIKRRRLEVLRVVDITPRMRRITLGGPELEGFISLGSDDHIKLLFPQNAAEQAALESPTFAIKGDGPQPAMRDYTPRRYDLEIGELDIDFVLHGDGPASTWAEQAQVGQHLYIGGPRGSMIVPDIFDSYLLIGDETALPAIARRLEELPAGRKVLAVIEIADAAEQQTLQSAADVEVIWVLRGHDDLLEVVQNLKLPGGKLYIFVATETRLSRQVRRVLLDTYEVNEEYLKAVGYWRADGSPQE, encoded by the coding sequence ATGAACACACAAGCCATTCATCGCGTGACCCACGAAATCAAACGCCGCCGCCTGGAAGTTCTGCGGGTGGTGGACATCACCCCACGCATGCGTCGCATCACACTGGGCGGGCCTGAACTGGAGGGCTTTATCAGCCTGGGCAGCGACGATCACATCAAGCTGCTGTTCCCGCAGAACGCCGCCGAGCAAGCAGCGCTTGAAAGCCCGACGTTCGCCATCAAGGGCGACGGCCCGCAACCGGCCATGCGCGACTACACGCCACGGCGCTACGACCTAGAAATCGGCGAGCTGGATATCGACTTCGTGCTGCATGGCGATGGCCCTGCGTCCACCTGGGCCGAGCAGGCGCAGGTCGGGCAGCACCTGTATATCGGTGGGCCACGGGGCTCGATGATCGTGCCGGACATTTTCGACAGCTACCTGCTGATCGGCGATGAAACCGCCCTGCCCGCCATTGCGCGGCGCCTGGAGGAGTTGCCCGCTGGGCGCAAGGTGCTTGCGGTGATTGAAATCGCCGATGCGGCGGAACAACAGACGCTGCAAAGTGCGGCCGATGTGGAGGTGATCTGGGTGCTGCGTGGCCACGATGACCTGCTTGAGGTGGTGCAAAACCTGAAGCTGCCCGGCGGCAAGCTGTACATCTTCGTGGCGACCGAAACCAGGTTGTCGCGCCAAGTACGGCGGGTGCTGCTGGACACCTACGAAGTCAATGAAGAATACCTCAAGGCCGTGGGTTACTGGCGCGCCGACGGCAGCCCGCAAGAGTGA
- a CDS encoding CS1 type fimbrial major subunit, with the protein MFKKFAVAVPLAVLALSSSVTAIAAGEASHTVNLKANIPTTVFHAQPRDPNWGRDETMTYNLVSGELAPLSAIYDIKNTNGSVAAYIEGGPAVLFNGDAAQNIPVTTTLNRVTLSGTPQEVLNEADSTPGAGVELHISAAKPTATQRGSYTAVIPLVFDAVLPAL; encoded by the coding sequence ATGTTCAAGAAGTTTGCTGTTGCTGTTCCCCTGGCTGTTCTGGCGCTGTCTTCCTCGGTAACCGCTATCGCTGCCGGTGAAGCCAGCCACACCGTCAACCTCAAGGCAAACATCCCGACCACCGTTTTCCACGCCCAGCCGCGTGATCCGAACTGGGGCCGTGACGAGACCATGACCTACAACCTGGTCAGCGGTGAATTGGCTCCCTTGAGCGCCATCTACGACATCAAGAACACCAACGGTTCGGTTGCCGCCTACATCGAAGGTGGCCCGGCGGTGCTGTTCAACGGTGATGCCGCGCAGAACATCCCGGTTACCACCACCCTCAATCGTGTGACCCTGTCCGGCACCCCGCAGGAAGTGCTCAACGAAGCCGACTCCACTCCAGGTGCGGGTGTTGAACTGCACATCTCCGCTGCCAAGCCTACGGCGACTCAGCGTGGTTCCTACACTGCCGTGATACCGCTGGTATTCGACGCCGTACTGCCAGCCCTGTGA
- a CDS encoding PadR family transcriptional regulator, with translation MKHEHRGEFEKRGGRGPRVFAPGDLKLLLLSLIAEQPCHGYDLIRRIESLFDGAYSPSPGVIYPTLTFLEESELISGDADGGKKRYTITDAGRLFLSEQAVALEGVRMRLDVSKRSLRGHDRPPQIHEAVHNLRHALHSHNGHWSPEEIIRVAALLNRTAQAIADGTDQ, from the coding sequence ATGAAACACGAGCATCGCGGCGAATTTGAAAAACGCGGCGGCCGCGGCCCACGGGTATTCGCTCCCGGCGACCTGAAGCTGCTGCTGTTGTCATTGATCGCCGAGCAACCTTGCCATGGCTACGACCTGATCCGCCGCATCGAGAGCCTGTTCGACGGCGCCTACAGCCCCAGTCCCGGCGTGATCTACCCCACCCTGACCTTTCTTGAAGAGAGCGAGCTGATCAGCGGCGACGCCGATGGCGGAAAAAAACGCTACACAATCACCGACGCCGGTCGTCTCTTCTTAAGCGAACAAGCCGTTGCCCTGGAGGGTGTGCGCATGCGCCTGGATGTCAGCAAGCGCTCGCTGCGTGGCCACGACCGCCCACCCCAGATCCATGAGGCGGTGCACAACCTGCGCCACGCCTTGCATTCGCACAACGGGCACTGGAGCCCGGAAGAAATCATTCGTGTCGCGGCGCTGCTCAATCGCACCGCTCAAGCCATTGCCGACGGGACAGACCAATGA
- a CDS encoding TonB-dependent receptor has translation MSVSCFWRLSPLAAALLICSEAHALELQPQIITANPLGSEQLASPTTVLEGDELTLQQKGSLGETLNRQPGVSSSYFGPGASRPIIRGQDGDRIRLLRNGVGALDASSLSYDHAVPLDPINVDRIEIVRGPAALLYGGSAIGGVVNTFDNRIPTAAIEGIHGAGELRYGGADTTRSSAGKLEAGDGTFALHLDANAREFNDLKIPGSARSRHAPDTEDGPGKNGRLGNSDGRQDGGAVGGSYTWDDGYAGLSYSNYDSNYGSPAEQDVRIRMQQEHYAFASEIRNLQGPFTSVKLDAGYTDYEHREIEGGETGTTFKNKGYEARVEARHQPVGPFDGVVGAQVTRNEFSALGEEAFVPQTDTNAGALFILEEMQASERLKLSLGGRLEHTSVDPDAKGNARFANADKASDFTAGSLSSGAVYSLTPIWSLAATLGYTERAPTFYELYANGAHVATGTYELGDANLSKEKAVSSDLALRFDNGTHKGSFGVFYSRFSNYIGLLGTGRTLNDEGEEDAGGIPEYSYSGVRARFAGFEAQDHWKLGEGAYGKFALELSGDYTRATNLDTGEALPRIAPLRVNSGLLWELDRWQARIDVEHAAGQGRVPSNESGTDGYTTLGASAGYHFNVGGSQWLAFVNGENLTNQTVRYASSILRDIAPAPGRSVQFGIRTTF, from the coding sequence ATGTCCGTCTCCTGTTTCTGGCGTTTGTCCCCGCTCGCCGCCGCCCTGCTGATCTGCTCCGAAGCCCACGCCCTGGAGCTGCAACCGCAAATCATCACCGCCAATCCCCTGGGCAGCGAACAGCTCGCCTCGCCCACCACCGTGCTGGAAGGCGATGAGCTGACCCTGCAGCAAAAAGGCAGCCTTGGCGAGACCCTGAACAGGCAGCCGGGGGTGTCGTCTTCCTACTTTGGCCCGGGCGCCAGCCGGCCGATCATTCGTGGCCAGGACGGTGACCGTATTCGCCTCCTGCGCAATGGCGTGGGTGCGCTGGATGCATCGTCGCTGTCCTATGACCATGCCGTGCCGCTGGACCCGATCAACGTCGACCGCATTGAAATCGTGCGCGGCCCGGCGGCCTTGCTGTACGGCGGCAGCGCCATCGGCGGCGTGGTCAATACCTTTGACAACCGCATCCCCACCGCCGCCATCGAAGGCATCCACGGTGCCGGTGAACTGCGCTACGGCGGCGCCGACACCACCCGCAGCAGCGCGGGCAAGCTGGAGGCCGGCGATGGCACCTTCGCCTTGCACCTGGACGCCAACGCGCGGGAATTCAACGACTTGAAAATCCCGGGCTCTGCGCGTAGCCGCCATGCCCCCGACACCGAGGATGGCCCCGGCAAGAACGGCCGCCTGGGCAACAGCGACGGGCGCCAGGATGGCGGTGCCGTAGGCGGTTCCTACACTTGGGATGACGGCTACGCGGGGCTGTCCTACAGCAACTACGACAGTAACTACGGCTCGCCGGCCGAGCAGGATGTGCGCATCCGCATGCAGCAGGAGCACTACGCCTTCGCGTCCGAGATCCGTAACCTGCAAGGGCCGTTCACCTCGGTGAAACTCGACGCGGGCTATACCGACTACGAACACCGCGAAATCGAAGGTGGCGAGACGGGTACCACCTTCAAGAACAAAGGCTATGAAGCCCGCGTTGAAGCCCGTCACCAGCCTGTCGGCCCATTCGATGGCGTGGTCGGCGCCCAGGTGACCCGCAACGAGTTCTCGGCCCTGGGCGAAGAAGCCTTCGTGCCCCAGACCGACACCAACGCCGGTGCACTGTTTATCCTTGAAGAGATGCAAGCCAGCGAACGCCTGAAGCTCAGCCTCGGCGGGCGCCTGGAACACACCAGCGTCGACCCGGATGCCAAGGGCAACGCGCGCTTCGCCAATGCCGACAAGGCCAGTGACTTCACCGCGGGCAGCCTGTCCTCCGGCGCGGTTTACAGCCTGACGCCGATCTGGTCCCTGGCTGCAACGTTGGGCTACACCGAGCGTGCGCCCACGTTCTACGAGCTGTACGCCAATGGTGCCCACGTCGCCACCGGCACCTACGAATTGGGCGATGCCAACCTGTCCAAGGAAAAAGCCGTGTCCAGCGACCTGGCCCTGCGCTTCGACAACGGCACCCATAAAGGCAGCTTCGGCGTGTTCTACAGCCGCTTCTCCAATTACATCGGCTTGCTCGGCACTGGCCGTACGTTGAACGACGAAGGTGAAGAGGACGCCGGCGGTATTCCCGAGTACAGCTATTCGGGCGTACGCGCCCGTTTCGCCGGCTTCGAAGCCCAGGATCACTGGAAACTCGGCGAAGGCGCCTACGGCAAGTTCGCCCTGGAGCTGTCGGGCGACTACACCCGCGCGACCAACCTGGACACGGGCGAAGCCCTGCCGCGCATTGCGCCGCTGCGCGTGAACAGCGGGTTGCTCTGGGAACTGGACCGCTGGCAGGCGCGTATCGACGTAGAACACGCCGCCGGCCAGGGCCGTGTGCCGAGTAACGAAAGCGGCACCGATGGCTATACCACCCTCGGCGCCAGTGCGGGTTACCACTTCAATGTGGGTGGCAGCCAATGGCTGGCGTTCGTCAACGGTGAAAACCTGACCAACCAGACGGTGCGCTATGCCAGCTCGATCCTGCGCGACATCGCGCCGGCACCGGGGCGCAGTGTGCAGTTCGGCATCCGCACCACCTTCTAA
- a CDS encoding VF530 family DNA-binding protein produces MTATSNDPLHGVTLQHVLTTLVAHYEWSGLAERIDIRCFKSDPSIKSSLTFLRKTPWAREKVEGLYVKLMRTKRPLD; encoded by the coding sequence ATGACCGCGACAAGCAACGACCCACTCCACGGCGTGACCCTGCAACACGTCCTCACCACGCTGGTGGCGCATTACGAATGGAGCGGCCTGGCCGAGCGTATTGATATCCGCTGCTTCAAGAGCGATCCCAGTATCAAGTCGAGCCTGACCTTCCTGCGCAAGACCCCTTGGGCCCGTGAAAAAGTCGAAGGGTTGTACGTCAAGCTGATGCGCACCAAACGCCCGCTGGACTGA
- a CDS encoding CS1-pili formation C-terminal domain-containing protein: MFPMTPIAAALALLMCTSALAAPAASGAATPGSLITQAQGLPAGFSDHFFDVPLAVRVDLDQQPLGEALIVLSRDDRVTLLEFTDTGDSKVPAATRDTWQALLEKGVALGACTQACPEKMISAFYNLESSQLSILTQDVERSDDIPRFYDQPEGGSLGLIINNQLNLNGSQEDSLGGRYGLQASSSLGNWSQVLNLQLARQSGDEEQVRHAIHELYTQRELEGQFFRLGHFTPNSDGLTRQLRSFGASPDTALGLMYGSSDSLAINNSKPSVYPIYVTANRQAAVEIYRNGLLINTQAVAAGLQTLDTRPLPGGIYEVEVRLVEDGLTTSTTQELVYKPSNWRNAEDRWRYNLFAGRETKLFSNWDEQASGAMTAGASLNYLIHPRVILGLSARQVREQLQYGGSMDWTVANNTSVYANLYQTQEHGIGMDLQGLYTLGSTNLVFSHNRSWLDTRDTYETLPDGTRLRRNTFVGEASNTALSVNHRLDAKNTLNMRLSHSEGNIEGAGLDLGWSRHDNLFGSDANWRFSVFDRPGSAGTNDARNRGVDVSVSVNLGSEGRQISGSIGTRTARDGGRDNNASVTLRQDLSDHFLQSVSATAITDTYGVGLSSMASFNTDALSGDGFVQRSSFNGDLSGGLNLNSTFVAGAGKMLLSSQYQGNGAGMIIDVETDLDEIALRADDLGGGGAILRPGRNYVPVSAYKSSSVSFDFEGNHPPAANIQPTRASYHLNKGGVDYRKITVMKTVTVLGRLLDERGAPLKGHHVINHASRGVSEVDGFFSMEMSSSAPTLQVRYQNQLLCQFRLDPSNAPNENDVLMIGDLRCTKDTLAEATHNAETAG, from the coding sequence ATGTTTCCGATGACGCCTATCGCGGCTGCGCTTGCGCTGTTGATGTGTACGAGTGCGCTGGCTGCACCTGCTGCCTCCGGCGCTGCAACCCCTGGCAGCTTGATTACCCAGGCCCAAGGCCTGCCCGCAGGTTTCAGTGATCACTTTTTCGACGTGCCTTTGGCGGTGCGGGTGGACCTTGACCAGCAACCGCTGGGCGAGGCTCTGATTGTGCTGTCACGGGATGATCGCGTGACCTTGCTCGAATTCACCGACACCGGCGACAGCAAAGTCCCGGCCGCTACCCGTGATACCTGGCAAGCCCTGTTGGAAAAAGGCGTGGCCCTGGGCGCCTGCACCCAGGCCTGCCCGGAAAAAATGATCTCGGCGTTCTACAACCTGGAAAGCTCGCAGTTGTCGATCCTCACCCAGGACGTCGAACGCAGTGACGACATTCCGCGTTTCTATGACCAACCCGAAGGCGGCAGCCTGGGGCTGATCATTAACAACCAGCTCAACCTCAACGGCAGCCAGGAAGACAGCCTGGGCGGTCGCTACGGCTTGCAAGCCAGCTCCAGCCTTGGCAACTGGAGCCAGGTGCTCAACCTGCAACTGGCGCGGCAGAGTGGCGATGAAGAACAAGTGCGCCATGCGATCCACGAGCTGTATACCCAGCGTGAGTTGGAAGGGCAGTTTTTCCGCCTTGGCCATTTCACCCCCAATTCCGATGGTCTGACCCGTCAATTGCGCAGCTTCGGCGCCAGCCCCGATACGGCGCTGGGCCTGATGTATGGCAGTTCCGACAGCCTGGCCATCAACAATTCCAAGCCCAGCGTGTACCCGATCTACGTCACCGCCAACCGCCAGGCGGCGGTGGAGATCTACCGCAACGGCTTGTTGATCAACACTCAGGCGGTAGCGGCCGGCCTGCAAACCCTGGATACCCGGCCACTGCCCGGCGGCATTTATGAAGTGGAAGTGCGCCTGGTGGAAGACGGCCTGACCACCAGTACTACCCAGGAGTTGGTCTACAAGCCCAGCAACTGGCGCAACGCCGAAGACCGCTGGCGCTACAACCTGTTCGCCGGGCGCGAGACCAAACTCTTCAGCAACTGGGATGAGCAGGCCTCGGGCGCGATGACGGCCGGTGCGTCGCTCAACTATCTGATACACCCGCGCGTGATCCTCGGCCTGTCGGCCCGCCAGGTGCGCGAGCAACTCCAGTACGGCGGGTCGATGGACTGGACGGTGGCCAATAACACCAGCGTCTATGCCAACCTGTACCAGACCCAGGAACATGGCATCGGCATGGACCTGCAAGGGCTCTACACCCTGGGCTCAACCAACCTGGTGTTCAGCCATAACCGCAGTTGGCTGGACACTCGTGACACCTACGAAACACTGCCGGACGGTACGCGTCTGCGCCGCAATACCTTCGTGGGTGAGGCCAGCAACACCGCGTTGTCGGTCAACCACCGGCTCGACGCGAAAAACACCCTGAACATGCGCCTGTCCCACAGTGAGGGCAATATCGAGGGCGCGGGGCTTGACCTGGGCTGGAGCCGCCACGACAACCTGTTCGGCAGCGATGCCAACTGGCGTTTTTCGGTGTTCGACCGACCCGGCAGCGCCGGTACCAACGACGCGCGCAACCGGGGTGTGGATGTGAGCGTGAGTGTCAATCTGGGCAGTGAAGGCCGGCAGATTTCCGGCAGCATCGGCACACGGACTGCCCGTGATGGCGGGCGCGATAATAACGCCTCGGTGACCTTGCGCCAGGACCTCTCCGATCACTTCCTGCAAAGCGTTTCGGCGACGGCGATCACCGACACCTATGGCGTCGGCCTGTCGAGCATGGCCAGCTTCAATACGGACGCGCTCAGCGGTGACGGTTTTGTACAGCGCAGTTCCTTCAATGGCGACCTCAGCGGTGGCTTGAACCTCAACAGCACCTTCGTTGCCGGTGCCGGCAAGATGCTGCTGAGTAGCCAATACCAAGGCAACGGCGCCGGCATGATCATCGACGTGGAAACCGACCTCGACGAAATCGCCCTGCGCGCCGACGACCTCGGCGGTGGTGGCGCAATCTTGCGTCCGGGGCGCAATTACGTACCGGTCTCGGCCTACAAGAGCAGCAGTGTGAGCTTCGACTTTGAAGGCAATCATCCGCCCGCCGCCAATATCCAGCCGACCCGCGCCAGCTATCACCTGAACAAAGGCGGCGTGGACTACCGGAAAATCACCGTGATGAAAACCGTCACCGTGCTCGGCCGCTTGTTGGATGAACGCGGTGCACCGCTCAAGGGCCATCACGTGATCAACCATGCCAGCCGTGGAGTCAGCGAAGTGGACGGGTTCTTCT